The following are encoded together in the Notolabrus celidotus isolate fNotCel1 chromosome 9, fNotCel1.pri, whole genome shotgun sequence genome:
- the LOC117818863 gene encoding protamine-like protein, producing MSSAATAVPTGPPVAKSPKKAKRKSSGPSVSALILKAVAASSERGGISLPALKKALKAGGYNAVKNNARILAAIKRLLTKKTLVQTKGSFKLNKKPPKPRKKIVKKKTKAKKVKKAGVKKAAGSASPVKKSPKKKRKAKSPKKAKTTTAAKKTKKPKSPKKKSPKKKSPKKVLKKSPKKTLRTRAAAAKK from the coding sequence ATGTCCTCTGCTGCAACTGCTGTGCCTACTGGGCCCCCAGTGGCAAAATCTCCAAAGAAAGCCAAGAGGAAGTCATCAGGTCCCTCAGTGTCAGCCCTGATCCTGAAGGCTGTTGCCGCATCCTCAGAGCGTGGGGGTATCTCTCTGCCAGCCCTGAAGAAAGCTCTAAAGGCTGGAGGATATAATGCGGTGAAGAACAATGCCAGAATCCTTGCTGCCATCAAACGCTTGTTGACTAAGAAAACCCTGGTCCAAACCAAAGGATCCTTCAAGCTGAACAAGAAGCCCCCCAAACCTCGGAAGAAGAttgtgaagaagaagacaaaggcCAAAAAGGTCAAGAAGGCTGGTGTGAAGAAAGCAGCTGGAAGTGCATCACCAGTCAAGAAGTCacctaaaaaaaagaggaaggcaAAGAGTCCCAAGAAAGCCAAGACAACCACTGCTGCCAAAAAGACCAAGAAGCCAAAGAGTCCTAAAAAGAAAAGTCCAAAGAAGAAAAGTCCTAAGAAGGTTCTCAAAAAGAGTCCTAAAAAGACCCTGAGGACCCGTGCAGCTGCTGCCAAGAAGTGA